In Humulus lupulus chromosome 6, drHumLupu1.1, whole genome shotgun sequence, a single genomic region encodes these proteins:
- the LOC133782063 gene encoding uncharacterized protein LOC133782063 isoform X2 encodes MEDLRQTALAYYTAATDDIRHVVDEFFREMDPKGNGYVKFKEFSAYMETMGCPNMSSEEFYDELKQCGNDELYQDDIITLFYIIQSNRPFCGGKCKKFVKGMYFTCLRCFDFDHCDYEINQSSTSTTATFSVCSQCYAEGHFEHRHQEFLDPIVLLNLKRMKALSNKSTTSTDAEAASGSTVSSDNKTVGGSRTRSKKPKYERSPSEVETYFMKPCPTSSESSSNDSSHSHDDKQETTSNYSLSKAIVPAVNQQSKQAKMQTAIQFGQLVASIGSVVFASQLCTIM; translated from the exons ATGGAGGATCTGCGTCAGACGGCTTTGGCTTACTACACGGCCGCGACTGACGACATACGACATGTCGTAGATGAGTTTTTCCGTGAGATGGACCCGAAGGGCAATGGGTACGTGAAGTTCAAGGAGTTCTCGGCGTATATGGAGACGATGGGGTGCCCTAACATGAGCTCGGAAGAGTTCTACGACGAGCTTAAGCAGTGCGGAAACGACGAGCTTTATCAAGACGACATCATAACTTTGTTTTACATAATCCAAAGTAACAGACCCTTCTGTGGGGGCAAGTGTAAGAAATTTGTGAAAGGCATGTATTTCACTTGTTTGAGATGCTTTGACTTTGACCACTGTGACTATGAGATCAACCAAAGTAGTACCAGTACTACTGCTACTTTCAGTGTTTGCTCTCAGTGTTACGCCGAGGGCCATTTTGAGCATCGTCACCAGGAATTTCTGGATCCCATTGTTTTGCTTAACTTGAAGAGAATGAAAGCTTTGAGCAACAAG AGTACTACTTCGACGGATGCTGAGGCAGCAAGCGGTTCAACTGTTTCGTCTGATAATAAAACCGTTGGGGGATCTAGAACAAGATCCAAAAAA CCCAAATATGAGCGTTCTCCATCAGAAGTTGAAACGTATTTCATGAAACCATGTCCGACATCATCTGAGTCTTCTTCCAATGATTCTTCTCACTCCCATGACGACAAACAAGAGACGACAAGCAATTACTCTTTATCTAAAGCAATTGTACCAGCTGTCAATCAACAATCTAAACAA GCTAAGATGCAGACAGCAATACAATTTGGGCAGCTAGTGGCAAGCATAGGGAGTGTAGTGTTCGCATCCCAGCTTTGTACCATAATGTGA
- the LOC133782063 gene encoding uncharacterized protein LOC133782063 isoform X1, translated as MEDLRQTALAYYTAATDDIRHVVDEFFREMDPKGNGYVKFKEFSAYMETMGCPNMSSEEFYDELKQCGNDELYQDDIITLFYIIQSNRPFCGGKCKKFVKGMYFTCLRCFDFDHCDYEINQSSTSTTATFSVCSQCYAEGHFEHRHQEFLDPIVLLNLKRMKALSNKQSTTSTDAEAASGSTVSSDNKTVGGSRTRSKKPKYERSPSEVETYFMKPCPTSSESSSNDSSHSHDDKQETTSNYSLSKAIVPAVNQQSKQAKMQTAIQFGQLVASIGSVVFASQLCTIM; from the exons ATGGAGGATCTGCGTCAGACGGCTTTGGCTTACTACACGGCCGCGACTGACGACATACGACATGTCGTAGATGAGTTTTTCCGTGAGATGGACCCGAAGGGCAATGGGTACGTGAAGTTCAAGGAGTTCTCGGCGTATATGGAGACGATGGGGTGCCCTAACATGAGCTCGGAAGAGTTCTACGACGAGCTTAAGCAGTGCGGAAACGACGAGCTTTATCAAGACGACATCATAACTTTGTTTTACATAATCCAAAGTAACAGACCCTTCTGTGGGGGCAAGTGTAAGAAATTTGTGAAAGGCATGTATTTCACTTGTTTGAGATGCTTTGACTTTGACCACTGTGACTATGAGATCAACCAAAGTAGTACCAGTACTACTGCTACTTTCAGTGTTTGCTCTCAGTGTTACGCCGAGGGCCATTTTGAGCATCGTCACCAGGAATTTCTGGATCCCATTGTTTTGCTTAACTTGAAGAGAATGAAAGCTTTGAGCAACAAG CAGAGTACTACTTCGACGGATGCTGAGGCAGCAAGCGGTTCAACTGTTTCGTCTGATAATAAAACCGTTGGGGGATCTAGAACAAGATCCAAAAAA CCCAAATATGAGCGTTCTCCATCAGAAGTTGAAACGTATTTCATGAAACCATGTCCGACATCATCTGAGTCTTCTTCCAATGATTCTTCTCACTCCCATGACGACAAACAAGAGACGACAAGCAATTACTCTTTATCTAAAGCAATTGTACCAGCTGTCAATCAACAATCTAAACAA GCTAAGATGCAGACAGCAATACAATTTGGGCAGCTAGTGGCAAGCATAGGGAGTGTAGTGTTCGCATCCCAGCTTTGTACCATAATGTGA
- the LOC133782063 gene encoding uncharacterized protein LOC133782063 isoform X3, giving the protein MEDLRQTALAYYTAATDDIRHVVDEFFREMDPKGNGYVKFKEFSAYMETMGCPNMSSEEFYDELKQCGNDELYQDDIITLFYIIQSNRPFCGGKCKKFVKGMYFTCLRCFDFDHCDYEINQSSTSTTATFSVCSQCYAEGHFEHRHQEFLDPIVLLNLKRMKALSNKQSTTSTDAEAASGSTVSSDNKTVGGSRTRSKKPKYERSPSEVETYFMKPCPTSSESSSNDSSHSHDDKQETTSNYSLSKAIVPAVNQQSKQIFC; this is encoded by the exons ATGGAGGATCTGCGTCAGACGGCTTTGGCTTACTACACGGCCGCGACTGACGACATACGACATGTCGTAGATGAGTTTTTCCGTGAGATGGACCCGAAGGGCAATGGGTACGTGAAGTTCAAGGAGTTCTCGGCGTATATGGAGACGATGGGGTGCCCTAACATGAGCTCGGAAGAGTTCTACGACGAGCTTAAGCAGTGCGGAAACGACGAGCTTTATCAAGACGACATCATAACTTTGTTTTACATAATCCAAAGTAACAGACCCTTCTGTGGGGGCAAGTGTAAGAAATTTGTGAAAGGCATGTATTTCACTTGTTTGAGATGCTTTGACTTTGACCACTGTGACTATGAGATCAACCAAAGTAGTACCAGTACTACTGCTACTTTCAGTGTTTGCTCTCAGTGTTACGCCGAGGGCCATTTTGAGCATCGTCACCAGGAATTTCTGGATCCCATTGTTTTGCTTAACTTGAAGAGAATGAAAGCTTTGAGCAACAAG CAGAGTACTACTTCGACGGATGCTGAGGCAGCAAGCGGTTCAACTGTTTCGTCTGATAATAAAACCGTTGGGGGATCTAGAACAAGATCCAAAAAA CCCAAATATGAGCGTTCTCCATCAGAAGTTGAAACGTATTTCATGAAACCATGTCCGACATCATCTGAGTCTTCTTCCAATGATTCTTCTCACTCCCATGACGACAAACAAGAGACGACAAGCAATTACTCTTTATCTAAAGCAATTGTACCAGCTGTCAATCAACAATCTAAACAA ATTTTTTGTTAA